The proteins below come from a single Rariglobus hedericola genomic window:
- a CDS encoding PAS domain S-box protein — protein sequence MPVFPVSERRSTHVFTCSLLLRRICLILIIAFGAAAAPAAPDEPVTLWLKWRHQFQFAGYYAAQAKGYYADEGIYVRIEPGRPGMTSADAVLHGVAQFGVNDSDVVLARLQGKPFVVCAAIFQHSPLVILSRRDRNIRTPADLAGGQLMMSDRQSSAQLWAMFMREGISTEKLRVVPHTWRLEDLIEGRVDAVSAYATVEPPKMRALGIEPAILRAIDYGVDFYGDLLFTSEREVREHPERTRAFIQASLKGWDYAMRHPEEIADYILALDDVKARGITRENLLAEASAMKPFILPDVVEIGHMNPGRFRQIAQTFFDLKMAPAGASLDGFIYTPPAPGGTLTRTLLFKISATVAFGVLVVLLWNLQIRRRVNRRTLDLKKEVLLRAQVETELRASEERFRLMFAGAATGIAVTTPDGRFTQANPSYLTSIGYTEAELQKLNLVSLLHPDDQADYRKLIENLLAGDRDHFVSEARCMKKDGRFAWKRAGISLVRTKDGQPASIIVVAEDITARREAEESASASAELLRMAGGIGGMGAWSIAFPGSRITWSDEVYRIHEVNTTYRPSWEKSLAFFTPDSRRLLAAAIDAGEPYDFELELITAKGNRRWVRTTSNTEREEGVLKRIYGIFQDITDRKLAREKLAASEAQYRLLFTHNPLPMWVCEAETLRFLAVNTAACEHYGYTDAEFVSMTITDLRVPGAAANTERHRKKNGSLIDIEMSSDKIVFDGRNAFLTMAHDVTELARVNRAQRMLSACNEALIRTEAENDLLNDICRIAVEIGGYRMAWVGFAMQDAGKTVRPVAHAGAEHGYLAEIEPSWDENVPTGRGPAGRTIRSGQAVFCDDIDKDGSFGLSRSLARKHGSRSVICLPLRDETRTRGLLSLHSSDILVVGTDEITLLQQLADDLAFGLNIIRARVERRKTQEAVFMMARSVSAAIGGAFFDQLTESMVAALGADVGVVAMIDPANPALARTLSVIVDGHRRKNFAYPLSGAPCELTVTGQSCVVERDAQQRFPASRLMADLRAQAYVGHPLITAAGEPVGVMAVLFHRPLEQTDFIASTLQIFATRASSELERQQVDSRLREQAALLDKAQDAILVRDLDHHITFWNKSAERLYGWTAEEAIDRSIAELLYEDPTAFLEATQHVITKGEWVGELQQINKQRLRLNVECRWTLVRDDSGTPSAILAINTDITEKKKLEHQFLRAQRMESIGTLAGGIAHDLNNVLAPVIMAIDLLKLNERDALKLSLLKTVETSARRGADMVGQVLSFARGMEGRRVDVQLKHVIHDIEKISQDTFPKNIQISATVDSALWPLMGDPTQLHQVLLNLCVNARDAMPDGGRLTILAENIHLDAHYAAMNIEAKAGPHVAIEVEDTGTGIPQDIIDKIFDPFFTTKEVGKGTGLGLSTSIAIIKGHEGFIRVYSEPGKGTRFRVYIPAKPSADSPALTAEANDLPRGHGELVLVVDDEASIRDITQQTLETFGYRVISAADGAEAVALYSVQRERIAVVLTDMMMPVMDGAATIQALTRINPHIHIIAASGITANGDVAKAAGSGVRHFLPKPYTAGTLLKVLRQVLQDAPL from the coding sequence ATGCCTGTTTTCCCGGTTTCCGAACGCCGCTCCACGCACGTCTTCACGTGCAGTCTGCTGCTGCGCAGGATTTGTCTGATTTTGATCATCGCCTTCGGTGCTGCCGCGGCACCGGCCGCGCCGGATGAACCGGTGACCTTGTGGCTCAAGTGGCGGCATCAGTTTCAATTTGCCGGCTATTACGCGGCGCAGGCCAAAGGATATTACGCAGATGAAGGCATCTACGTGCGCATCGAGCCGGGCCGGCCCGGGATGACATCGGCGGATGCGGTGCTGCACGGCGTCGCGCAATTTGGCGTGAACGATTCCGACGTCGTGCTCGCGCGTCTTCAAGGCAAGCCGTTCGTGGTGTGCGCGGCGATTTTCCAACACTCGCCGCTGGTGATTCTCAGCCGGCGTGATCGCAACATCCGCACGCCGGCGGATCTGGCGGGCGGGCAGCTCATGATGTCGGATCGGCAAAGCTCGGCGCAATTATGGGCGATGTTTATGCGCGAAGGAATCTCGACGGAGAAGCTGCGCGTGGTGCCGCATACCTGGCGGCTGGAAGACTTGATCGAAGGCCGCGTCGATGCCGTGTCGGCTTACGCCACGGTCGAACCACCCAAGATGCGTGCGCTGGGGATCGAACCGGCAATATTGCGCGCGATTGACTACGGCGTGGATTTTTACGGCGACCTGCTTTTCACGAGCGAACGCGAAGTCCGCGAACACCCGGAGCGCACGCGGGCTTTCATTCAAGCCAGCTTGAAGGGTTGGGATTACGCGATGCGCCATCCCGAGGAAATCGCCGACTACATCCTCGCGCTCGATGACGTGAAAGCCCGCGGCATCACGCGTGAAAACCTCCTCGCGGAAGCCTCCGCCATGAAGCCGTTCATCCTGCCCGACGTCGTGGAGATCGGCCACATGAACCCCGGCCGTTTCCGGCAAATCGCCCAGACGTTTTTTGATCTCAAGATGGCTCCGGCCGGCGCTTCTCTGGATGGGTTTATTTATACCCCGCCGGCTCCCGGCGGGACGCTCACCCGAACCCTGCTTTTCAAAATCAGCGCGACGGTGGCGTTCGGCGTTTTGGTCGTGCTGTTGTGGAACCTGCAGATCCGCCGCCGCGTCAACCGGCGCACACTTGACCTAAAAAAAGAGGTGCTCCTGCGCGCGCAGGTTGAAACCGAACTGCGCGCCAGCGAAGAACGCTTCCGATTGATGTTCGCCGGTGCGGCCACGGGCATCGCGGTGACCACGCCCGACGGACGGTTCACCCAGGCTAACCCATCGTATCTGACTTCGATCGGTTACACGGAAGCCGAGCTGCAAAAGCTCAACCTCGTCTCGCTGCTCCATCCGGACGACCAGGCGGATTACCGCAAACTGATCGAGAATCTGCTCGCCGGTGACCGCGATCATTTCGTGAGCGAAGCACGGTGCATGAAAAAGGACGGCCGCTTCGCCTGGAAACGCGCGGGCATTTCCCTCGTGCGCACCAAAGACGGCCAGCCCGCCAGCATCATCGTGGTCGCCGAGGACATCACCGCGCGTCGCGAAGCCGAGGAGTCCGCCAGCGCCAGCGCGGAATTACTGCGCATGGCGGGCGGCATCGGCGGCATGGGCGCGTGGTCGATCGCATTCCCCGGCTCACGCATCACATGGAGCGACGAAGTCTATCGCATCCACGAAGTGAATACCACCTATCGTCCCAGCTGGGAAAAATCCCTGGCCTTTTTCACCCCCGATTCCCGGCGGTTGCTCGCCGCGGCCATCGATGCGGGCGAGCCCTACGACTTCGAGCTCGAACTGATCACCGCCAAGGGCAACCGCCGCTGGGTGCGCACCACGAGCAACACCGAGCGCGAGGAGGGCGTGCTCAAGCGCATCTACGGCATTTTCCAGGACATCACCGATCGCAAACTGGCCCGCGAAAAACTCGCCGCGTCCGAAGCCCAATACCGCCTGCTCTTCACGCATAATCCGCTGCCGATGTGGGTCTGCGAAGCGGAGACGCTGCGCTTCCTCGCGGTCAACACCGCGGCCTGCGAGCACTACGGTTACACCGATGCAGAGTTCGTCAGCATGACAATCACCGATCTGCGCGTGCCCGGCGCGGCGGCCAACACCGAGCGTCACCGCAAGAAAAACGGCAGCCTCATCGATATCGAAATGAGCTCCGACAAAATCGTGTTCGATGGGCGCAACGCCTTTCTCACGATGGCTCACGACGTGACCGAGCTGGCCCGCGTCAATCGTGCCCAGCGCATGTTAAGCGCGTGCAACGAAGCCCTCATCCGCACCGAGGCGGAGAACGACCTGCTCAACGACATCTGCCGCATCGCGGTGGAGATCGGCGGTTATCGCATGGCGTGGGTCGGCTTCGCGATGCAGGACGCCGGCAAGACCGTCCGCCCGGTCGCGCACGCGGGCGCAGAACACGGCTACCTCGCCGAGATCGAACCGAGCTGGGATGAAAACGTGCCCACCGGACGCGGTCCGGCCGGACGCACCATTCGTAGCGGACAAGCCGTCTTCTGCGACGACATCGACAAGGACGGCAGCTTCGGTTTGTCGCGCAGCCTGGCGCGCAAGCACGGCTCGCGCAGCGTCATCTGCCTGCCCTTGCGAGACGAGACCCGCACGCGCGGTCTGCTCAGCCTGCACTCCTCAGATATTCTCGTGGTCGGCACGGATGAGATCACCCTTCTGCAACAACTCGCGGACGATCTCGCCTTCGGTCTCAACATCATCCGCGCCCGCGTCGAACGCCGGAAAACCCAGGAGGCCGTTTTCATGATGGCCCGCAGCGTTTCGGCCGCGATCGGCGGCGCCTTCTTCGATCAACTCACCGAGAGCATGGTCGCCGCCCTCGGCGCGGATGTGGGCGTCGTTGCGATGATCGATCCCGCCAATCCCGCCCTCGCCCGCACGTTGTCGGTCATCGTTGACGGTCACCGGCGCAAAAACTTCGCTTACCCGCTGTCGGGCGCTCCTTGCGAGCTAACCGTCACGGGCCAATCTTGCGTCGTCGAACGGGACGCACAGCAGCGTTTCCCGGCGAGCCGCCTCATGGCCGACCTCCGTGCGCAGGCTTATGTCGGACACCCGTTGATCACCGCGGCGGGTGAACCCGTGGGCGTGATGGCCGTGTTGTTTCACCGTCCGCTCGAGCAGACCGATTTCATTGCCTCCACGCTGCAGATTTTCGCGACCCGCGCCTCCTCGGAGCTTGAGCGCCAGCAGGTCGACTCGCGCTTGCGCGAACAGGCCGCGCTGCTGGACAAAGCTCAGGACGCGATCCTCGTGCGCGACCTCGATCACCACATCACGTTTTGGAACAAGAGCGCCGAACGGCTCTATGGCTGGACGGCGGAAGAGGCCATCGACCGCTCTATCGCCGAACTGCTTTACGAAGACCCCACGGCATTTCTGGAGGCCACGCAGCACGTCATAACCAAGGGCGAATGGGTCGGCGAGCTCCAGCAGATCAACAAGCAGCGCCTGCGCCTCAACGTCGAATGCCGGTGGACACTCGTCCGCGACGACTCAGGCACGCCCAGCGCCATCCTCGCGATCAACACCGACATCACCGAGAAAAAGAAACTCGAGCACCAGTTCCTCCGCGCGCAACGCATGGAAAGCATCGGGACCCTCGCCGGCGGCATCGCGCATGACCTCAACAACGTGCTCGCGCCAGTGATCATGGCGATCGACCTGCTCAAATTAAACGAACGCGACGCGCTCAAGCTTTCGCTCCTGAAAACCGTCGAGACCAGCGCCCGCCGCGGCGCCGACATGGTGGGCCAGGTGCTCTCCTTCGCCCGCGGCATGGAAGGGCGCCGCGTGGATGTTCAACTGAAACACGTCATCCACGACATCGAGAAAATTTCCCAGGATACGTTTCCCAAAAACATCCAGATCAGCGCGACGGTCGATTCCGCCCTTTGGCCGCTCATGGGTGACCCGACGCAACTCCACCAGGTGCTCCTCAATCTCTGTGTCAACGCGCGCGACGCCATGCCCGACGGCGGCCGGCTCACGATCCTGGCGGAGAACATCCACCTCGATGCGCATTATGCCGCCATGAACATCGAGGCCAAGGCCGGGCCGCACGTCGCCATCGAAGTCGAGGATACCGGCACCGGTATTCCGCAGGACATCATCGACAAGATTTTCGATCCGTTTTTCACCACGAAGGAAGTCGGCAAAGGCACCGGACTCGGGCTCTCGACCTCGATCGCGATCATCAAGGGCCACGAAGGCTTCATTCGCGTTTACAGCGAACCGGGCAAAGGCACGCGCTTCCGCGTTTATATTCCCGCGAAGCCCTCGGCCGACAGCCCAGCCCTCACCGCCGAAGCCAACGACCTGCCGCGCGGCCACGGTGAACTGGTGCTCGTCGTGGACGACGAAGCGTCGATCCGTGACATCACGCAGCAGACTCTGGAGACCTTCGGCTATCGTGTCATTTCGGCGGCCGACGGAGCCGAGGCCGTCGCGCTTTATTCCGTGCAACGCGAACGCATCGCGGTCGTGCTCACTGATATGATGATGCCGGTGATGGACGGCGCGGCGACGATCCAGGCGCTCACCCGGATCAATCCCCACATCCACATCATCGCGGCGAGCGGCATCACCGCCAACGGCGACGTGGCCAAGGCCGCCGGCTCCGGAGTGCGGCACTTCCTGCCCAAACCCTACACGGCCGGCACGCTGCTGAAGGTGCTGCGACAGGTGTTGCAGGATGCCCCGCTCTAA
- a CDS encoding response regulator, with protein sequence MSHILLVDDHVELLAVQQELLENAGHTVVTAVNGFKALAAVAVESFDLVITDIIMPRKEGIETIMELKKLQPHLKIIAMSGGGRMDARDHLEMAGKLGADYTLRKPFNEQQLSQAINIVLASPGAPPASS encoded by the coding sequence ATGAGCCATATTCTCCTCGTTGACGATCATGTCGAGCTGCTGGCGGTTCAGCAGGAATTATTGGAAAATGCAGGTCACACCGTCGTGACCGCGGTCAATGGTTTTAAGGCGCTCGCGGCAGTGGCCGTCGAGTCGTTCGACCTGGTCATCACGGATATCATCATGCCCCGCAAGGAAGGCATCGAGACGATCATGGAGTTAAAAAAACTTCAGCCGCATCTTAAGATCATCGCGATGTCCGGCGGCGGCCGGATGGATGCGCGAGATCATCTCGAAATGGCCGGCAAGCTCGGCGCGGATTACACGCTGAGGAAGCCGTTCAACGAGCAACAGTTGAGCCAGGCGATCAACATAGTCCTCGCGTCTCCGGGCGCGCCTCCCGCTTCGTCGTAA
- a CDS encoding glycoside hydrolase family 88 protein has protein sequence MKIDATLTPAKLQKKVDRVFELAGQKIDSINKSWDPSKGTPVFTVKGKYTSRGWTEWTQGFQFGMAFLQYDATGDERFLKLGREKTVQLMASHVSHTGVHDHGFNNVSTYGNLRRLMFEGKIPFNQDELNFTELALKVSGAVQAARHATTNNVTPWSPVKGMPGVKPSGYVYSFNGPQSLFADTIRSMRSLVVAHQLGHSLMGEGDKSINLLHRAIEHAATTARYNVFFGEGRDSYDVRGRVAHESVFNRNDGQFRCPSSQQGYSPFTTWTRGAAWIIAGFAEQLEFLDTVKGAELDAVGGRRAVTSLFLETAMATSDYYIDGYSAKDGIPYWDSAALNWAALGDVSKKNADPFNAFEPVDSSAAAIAAQGFLRLGSWLSAKGEKAAGKHYTQAGLTVASSLFSDTYLSADPKHQGLILHSVYHRPNGWDHIPKGQKVPCGESSMWGDYHAMELALLIKRMGEGDYLTFF, from the coding sequence ATGAAAATCGACGCCACGCTGACCCCCGCCAAGCTCCAGAAGAAAGTTGACCGCGTATTCGAACTCGCCGGTCAGAAGATCGATTCGATCAACAAGTCCTGGGATCCGTCCAAGGGCACGCCCGTCTTCACCGTGAAGGGCAAATACACCTCGCGCGGCTGGACCGAGTGGACGCAGGGCTTCCAGTTCGGCATGGCGTTCCTCCAATACGACGCGACCGGCGACGAACGTTTCCTGAAGCTCGGGCGCGAGAAGACCGTGCAGCTCATGGCTTCGCACGTCTCGCACACCGGCGTGCATGATCACGGCTTCAACAACGTCTCCACCTACGGCAATCTCCGCCGCCTTATGTTCGAGGGCAAAATCCCCTTCAACCAGGACGAGCTCAACTTCACCGAGCTCGCGCTCAAGGTCTCCGGCGCCGTGCAGGCCGCCCGTCACGCGACGACCAACAACGTCACCCCGTGGTCGCCCGTCAAAGGCATGCCCGGCGTGAAACCTTCAGGCTACGTTTACTCCTTCAATGGTCCGCAGTCGCTTTTCGCCGACACGATCCGCTCGATGCGTTCACTGGTCGTCGCGCACCAGCTCGGCCACTCGCTGATGGGCGAGGGCGACAAGTCCATCAACCTCCTCCACCGCGCCATCGAGCACGCTGCGACCACCGCGCGCTACAACGTGTTCTTCGGCGAAGGTCGCGACAGCTACGATGTGCGCGGACGCGTTGCGCACGAGTCGGTCTTCAACCGCAACGACGGCCAGTTCCGCTGCCCGTCCTCGCAACAAGGTTACTCGCCGTTCACCACGTGGACGCGCGGTGCCGCCTGGATCATCGCCGGTTTTGCCGAGCAGCTTGAGTTCCTCGACACGGTCAAAGGTGCCGAGCTCGATGCCGTCGGCGGACGCCGCGCGGTCACCAGCCTCTTCCTCGAAACCGCCATGGCGACGAGCGACTACTACATCGACGGCTACTCCGCGAAGGATGGCATTCCGTATTGGGACAGCGCCGCGCTCAACTGGGCCGCACTCGGTGATGTTTCGAAAAAGAACGCCGATCCGTTCAACGCCTTCGAGCCGGTGGACAGCTCCGCCGCCGCCATCGCCGCGCAAGGTTTCCTGCGTCTCGGTAGCTGGCTTTCCGCCAAGGGCGAAAAGGCCGCTGGCAAACACTACACGCAGGCCGGCCTCACCGTCGCCAGTTCGCTGTTCTCCGACACTTACCTGTCCGCCGATCCAAAACACCAAGGCCTCATTCTTCACAGCGTTTATCACCGTCCGAACGGTTGGGACCACATCCCGAAGGGCCAGAAGGTTCCTTGCGGCGAGTCGTCCATGTGGGGTGATTACCACGCGATGGAACTCGCGCTCCTCATCAAGCGCATGGGCGAAGGCGATTACCTCACGTTCTTCTGA
- a CDS encoding DUF2330 domain-containing protein, protein MLSMLGVWSAIVLGFIACTTPAIADGKVFAPVAVPQQVAMPDQRALLAWVNGVETLVIESAFIGEGADFAWVVPLPSKPEVFPATRGTLPAAVALMQPTVASAIPGAWIFAVLCGGIALVALFFGWLVIGLLVRSCVVLLGIAILAFIIATLTGSELAWWLSFGGGCMCLWPMRRWLRQNTSFGEILAVLMGAAVLLAIIIPTVGNVRYRAGESMAGKIIVERHTVGDHDVTLIAGIESEGVITWLEKNGYAFSDTARRIAIEHAAGGGWFVASRFTRDFASSGRSVPAPLAFRFAVKQAVYPMRLTGADATQPLTVELIAFGPSRATAEGLKVRTATPVRLGEPEAKKGWKIKKPLTNERLISHQELARWTAGTEVGTWLRGELSPLQMQKDIVLGWTGSTKAKGLFAVGEEDAWLNAAALSGIVALIGAMVVGLVFGTRPIPRKWAGLIASVALTGGLALRAFTPTVPVEKHPELQHWSDKRQVTQLAAIVLHNLPGLTSDNAIQSAFAKELAYYFPTFRIGDAPGEVLLQKLPDDSWRVLFFNAYGQPEFFEGNDVDLKLSAEKQKTSGP, encoded by the coding sequence ATGTTGAGCATGCTCGGTGTATGGAGCGCAATCGTGTTGGGCTTCATCGCTTGCACCACCCCAGCCATAGCCGACGGGAAAGTGTTTGCCCCAGTGGCGGTGCCTCAACAAGTCGCCATGCCGGACCAACGGGCCCTTCTCGCGTGGGTCAATGGGGTGGAAACACTGGTCATCGAGTCCGCCTTCATCGGCGAAGGAGCCGACTTTGCCTGGGTGGTTCCTCTACCGAGCAAACCCGAGGTTTTCCCCGCGACCCGTGGCACCCTGCCGGCCGCAGTCGCACTCATGCAGCCAACGGTAGCAAGCGCGATTCCGGGCGCCTGGATTTTCGCCGTGCTATGCGGCGGCATTGCTCTCGTGGCACTGTTTTTTGGTTGGCTCGTGATCGGGCTGCTCGTCCGGTCCTGCGTCGTCCTCCTCGGCATCGCCATCCTCGCTTTTATCATCGCTACGTTAACCGGGTCGGAACTTGCGTGGTGGCTCTCATTCGGAGGCGGTTGCATGTGCTTGTGGCCGATGCGTAGATGGCTCAGGCAAAACACCAGCTTCGGTGAAATATTGGCGGTGCTCATGGGCGCAGCTGTATTGCTAGCGATAATCATTCCGACGGTAGGAAACGTGCGCTACAGAGCGGGAGAATCCATGGCAGGAAAAATCATCGTAGAGCGTCACACCGTAGGCGACCATGACGTCACCCTGATTGCAGGCATAGAGAGCGAGGGCGTAATCACATGGCTGGAGAAGAACGGCTATGCGTTCTCAGACACCGCCCGAAGAATCGCGATCGAACATGCAGCAGGTGGAGGTTGGTTTGTTGCGAGCCGTTTCACGCGAGACTTCGCCAGCAGCGGACGCAGCGTGCCCGCACCTCTGGCATTTCGCTTTGCAGTGAAGCAGGCGGTCTACCCCATGCGCCTGACCGGTGCCGACGCAACGCAGCCTCTGACCGTCGAGCTAATTGCCTTTGGACCGAGTCGTGCAACCGCGGAGGGACTCAAAGTCCGCACGGCGACACCCGTGCGCCTAGGCGAACCTGAAGCCAAAAAAGGATGGAAGATCAAAAAACCATTAACCAACGAACGCTTAATTTCGCATCAGGAATTAGCACGCTGGACGGCAGGGACAGAGGTAGGAACCTGGTTGCGCGGAGAACTCTCTCCTCTTCAGATGCAAAAAGACATCGTGCTTGGCTGGACCGGAAGCACCAAAGCCAAAGGCCTTTTCGCCGTCGGCGAGGAAGACGCTTGGTTAAACGCAGCCGCTTTATCCGGAATCGTGGCGCTGATCGGCGCGATGGTGGTCGGGCTCGTATTCGGGACTCGTCCCATCCCACGAAAATGGGCGGGCTTGATCGCAAGCGTGGCTTTGACCGGCGGTCTCGCGCTCCGAGCATTTACGCCGACCGTGCCCGTTGAGAAACATCCCGAACTGCAGCACTGGTCTGATAAAAGACAGGTGACGCAACTCGCCGCCATTGTGCTCCATAATCTGCCGGGCCTAACGAGTGATAACGCCATACAATCCGCCTTCGCCAAGGAACTAGCTTATTATTTTCCAACCTTTCGAATCGGCGATGCGCCTGGTGAGGTGCTGCTGCAAAAACTACCCGATGACAGTTGGCGGGTCTTGTTTTTTAACGCTTATGGCCAGCCCGAGTTTTTCGAAGGCAACGATGTGGACCTTAAACTCTCCGCCGAAAAACAAAAAACCTCAGGTCCATAA
- a CDS encoding type IA DNA topoisomerase, with protein MKVVLAEKPSVARDIAKHLGASTRANGWLEGNGYAVTWAFGHLVELQEPEDYTPDWKPWRVSNLPIIPEKFRLRPRGDAGAVQQLDTVKKLFTDAEEIICATDAGREGELIFRYILEWSGCLQKTVRRLWISSLTNEAIEKGFAKLQPGADFDKLYAAARCRSEADWIVGLNATRFFTVEYGRRNLLLSLGRVQTPILAMIVGRDLEVERFVAEEFWEVHTKCRGAVFKHTIGKFTAQPDAQAVVAKITGQDLVITGVAKKNALAHPPSLYDLTTLQRDMNKRHGFTADQTLKLAQSLYEKKHLTYPRTDSSYLSTDLQPTIAPLLEKLRAVKPAEIAKLDLAALPFSKRIIDDKKVSDHHAIIPTHVLGGELDGDEAKLYDAVVTRLIAVFYPPCIRAITTVDAAAAEEPFRARGVVLIDAGWEALYGGDASDDEKDGKDAEAAQKLPDFQEGERNPHEPKLAQLKTSAPKRFNEASLLQLMETAGKIVTDETLKEALKEKGVGTPATRASIIEVLIARTYVERRKKNLVSTDSGRALISLVKDERLKSPELTGDWEHRLKRIERGDYEAGVFMKEVEAYTREILQGNAEATIDLTNLGPCPSCYAPVMRGRTGYGCTKWKDGCKFVLPGVLWGLTIPSVLAREILIHKRSLTPHPIEVDGTRHFAHLRFDKKGNPAYDIADAAQKASSGDESLGACPVCAGDVVVGKKAYGCSNWRGGCRFVVWKVIAQKEITPDIVQKLLTAQVTDTLTGFTSKAGKPFDAKLKVIGGEVKFDFVA; from the coding sequence TTGAAGGTCGTCCTTGCTGAAAAACCCTCCGTCGCCCGCGACATCGCCAAACACTTGGGCGCGTCCACGCGTGCAAATGGCTGGCTTGAGGGCAACGGCTACGCCGTCACTTGGGCATTCGGCCACTTGGTCGAGTTGCAGGAGCCTGAGGACTACACGCCGGACTGGAAGCCGTGGCGCGTTTCCAACCTGCCCATCATCCCCGAAAAATTCCGCCTCCGTCCGCGCGGTGATGCCGGTGCCGTTCAACAACTCGACACCGTTAAAAAGCTCTTCACCGACGCCGAGGAAATCATCTGCGCGACGGACGCCGGTCGCGAGGGCGAGCTCATCTTCCGCTACATCCTTGAATGGTCCGGCTGCCTGCAGAAAACCGTCCGCCGCCTCTGGATCAGTTCGCTCACCAACGAGGCCATCGAAAAAGGTTTCGCGAAACTCCAACCCGGCGCCGACTTCGACAAACTCTACGCCGCCGCCCGTTGCCGCAGCGAGGCCGACTGGATCGTGGGACTCAACGCCACGCGTTTCTTCACCGTCGAATACGGCCGGCGCAACCTGCTCCTCAGTCTCGGCCGCGTGCAGACGCCCATCCTCGCGATGATCGTCGGACGCGACCTCGAGGTGGAGCGCTTCGTCGCCGAGGAGTTTTGGGAGGTCCACACCAAGTGCCGCGGCGCCGTCTTTAAACATACGATCGGCAAATTCACAGCGCAGCCCGACGCGCAGGCCGTCGTCGCGAAGATCACCGGCCAGGATCTCGTCATCACCGGCGTCGCCAAGAAAAACGCCCTCGCGCACCCGCCGTCGCTCTACGATCTCACCACGCTCCAGCGCGACATGAACAAGCGCCACGGCTTCACCGCCGACCAGACGCTCAAGCTCGCGCAAAGTCTCTACGAAAAAAAGCATCTCACGTATCCGCGCACCGACAGCTCCTACCTGAGCACCGATCTCCAGCCGACCATCGCCCCGCTCCTCGAAAAACTCCGCGCCGTTAAACCCGCCGAGATCGCCAAGCTCGACCTTGCCGCGCTCCCGTTCTCCAAGCGCATCATCGACGACAAAAAAGTCTCCGATCACCACGCCATCATCCCCACGCACGTTCTCGGAGGCGAACTCGACGGTGACGAAGCCAAGCTCTACGACGCCGTCGTGACGCGCCTCATCGCCGTGTTTTATCCGCCGTGTATCCGCGCGATCACGACAGTCGATGCGGCCGCCGCCGAAGAACCGTTCCGCGCCCGCGGCGTTGTCCTCATCGATGCCGGCTGGGAAGCGCTCTACGGCGGCGACGCGTCCGACGATGAAAAGGACGGAAAGGATGCCGAAGCCGCGCAAAAGCTCCCCGACTTCCAGGAAGGCGAACGCAACCCGCACGAGCCTAAACTCGCGCAGCTAAAAACCTCCGCGCCCAAGCGTTTCAACGAAGCAAGTCTCCTCCAGCTGATGGAAACCGCCGGCAAGATCGTGACCGACGAAACCCTCAAGGAAGCCCTCAAGGAAAAAGGCGTCGGCACGCCCGCCACCCGCGCCTCGATCATCGAAGTCCTGATCGCGCGCACCTACGTCGAGCGCCGCAAAAAGAACCTCGTCAGCACCGACTCCGGCCGCGCACTCATCTCGCTCGTCAAGGATGAGCGTCTCAAATCTCCCGAACTCACTGGCGACTGGGAACACCGCCTCAAACGCATCGAACGCGGCGACTACGAAGCCGGTGTCTTCATGAAAGAGGTCGAGGCCTACACGCGCGAAATCCTGCAAGGCAACGCCGAGGCCACCATCGATCTCACCAACCTCGGCCCGTGTCCGTCGTGTTATGCGCCCGTCATGCGCGGACGCACCGGCTACGGCTGCACCAAGTGGAAGGACGGCTGCAAATTCGTCCTCCCCGGTGTGCTCTGGGGCCTGACAATTCCGTCCGTGCTCGCGCGCGAAATCCTCATCCACAAACGCAGTCTCACGCCGCACCCCATCGAGGTGGACGGCACGCGGCACTTCGCGCACCTGCGTTTCGATAAAAAAGGAAACCCCGCCTACGACATCGCCGACGCCGCGCAAAAAGCCTCCTCGGGCGACGAGTCGCTCGGCGCGTGTCCGGTCTGCGCGGGCGACGTAGTCGTCGGCAAAAAAGCCTACGGCTGTTCCAACTGGCGCGGCGGCTGCCGCTTCGTCGTGTGGAAAGTCATCGCGCAAAAAGAGATCACGCCCGACATCGTGCAAAAACTCCTCACCGCGCAAGTCACCGACACGCTCACCGGCTTCACGTCAAAGGCCGGCAAGCCCTTCGACGCCAAACTCAAAGTCATCGGCGGCGAGGTGAAGTTCGACTTCGTCGCGTAG